The sequence below is a genomic window from Scatophagus argus isolate fScaArg1 chromosome 8, fScaArg1.pri, whole genome shotgun sequence.
CAGTGTCAGTGGGGCAGCAATGTCTATGACAGATTGGGGCTAGGAGCGGGGCTGTTGGAACTGTTGTCCTGATTTGTTGCCTGGCTTCCTCGCGGTGGAACCTCAATGATGCGCGGCTTGTCAATGATGCGAGCGCGACGGTCGCCTTTCTCCACAATTCCGATTATCCACGCCCCACCCACTGCCCCCTGACCTCCAGCTCCAGAGCTCTGGCTCTTCATTTCCGAGCAAAACTTGGCCGCCTGTTCTCTGGGCAGACACACCAGCAGCCCACCTGaagggaaggggaggaggaggatagtaagtaaaaaaacaattataataatatacaCCATCAAACAATTAAATAATCATTTCACCTAATTCACACATTACTCCATTCAACAGACAACATTCAGGAtatgttcatttcagttttcataccAGAAGTCTCTGCTGACGTGCCCTGAACCAGGTTGAACACATTTCCGTAGGCTTTACTGATGGCAGCCATCTTGGCTATGATTGGTAGATTATGGATGACAAAAGCCACCTCGTTTCGTTGCTGTGCTGCCAAGTTGTTGGCGTGACCTAGCAAGCCAAAACCTGTAACGTCAGTCGCAGCGTGTGCCTGGAACTTGTGCATTAGACCTGCCGCTGGAAGACAAAAAAGCGaatataaatgaatgcaaatggtCTATATAACCTTAATAACTAAGGGTGCTCTGACTGATCAACCACCAGTTGTTATTGgatgattttttgttttttgatcagTGGTCTAATGGTCCGATGTGTCAATCAGATAGAGACTGCAGGGCTGGCTCGGCATCCCATTGTCTCTCACAGAATCCTTGAGCCAACCAGGATCCAGAAAAAAGTGTGCTGGGACAAACAGCCCATCACTaagcaaatgacaaactgaatcGAGTTCATCTTTGTATGCTGTTACTATAGATATTATCACTGGATGGCTACTCAGCGCGAAGCCTACAAAAGTACAAAGATTCTAAGATGTTCCAACTGTACTGGTCtatcatagcaagagggttccaggtttgaatcccggtctgggaccttctatgtggagtttgcatgttctccctgtgcctgtgtgggttttctccgggtactccggcttcctcccacaataccaaaaacaaagtgacaacACAAGAAAGGTTACAGTAAATACATCTGCTGAAGTACTTCGACTGAGTACATTTCAGAGGAGTTTGGAGTTTCAGTCAGAGGTGAAAGTAAACAGTGGTGGGGTAGTGGATTCAGGACACAAAGGCCTCAGGACAAAGACTGAGACAACCAAgactaatttttatttttgtgcttttttattttttgtttctgtctctgtcactaAGTTCTgtgtagtatttattttttcttcattctgtttttcacagtttacagataacttttcaatttgttttaaatttacttCTGTGAGATTAATGTTTTGATTACATCACTAACAACTAAAGGTGATAATTAAGTCAAGATAGGTGATCAGCATTGGCTGATACTGCTTCAGCAACTGCTGACTGGCCCCTAAGATTCTGATAGGaatgtctttatttatattaGCACAACTAAAGAAAATCACAGAAAGACTTCAAAAGACTAcgtgttttaatttttcctcacagctaaaaaaaatccattcagATCACTTGTGCGGAACAATGGTGAACCAGCTATTAAACACTCGCTCAGCTATAAATGAAATGGTAAATACATTTCCTTGAACAGCAGTGACTAAGTGCAGTGTACCTGTGCGGTTTAGTGTTGCCATGGAGAACATGGCTTCTTGATAGGCTTCTTTAACTTCCTCTTTGGTCACGACTAGCTTGATCTTGTTCCACCTTTCAGGCTGGTGagatataaaaacagacaggaagtacaCATAATAAGGGAGGGCGAGGAGTGTGAGCACAGAAATGTGTCCATATGATGACAACATTCTAGATGTTGTTCACATGAACAGAGTGCAGCGGCTGACCTGATCGAGCCATTGGTGAGCATTCACAGCCACCTGCGTCCCCAGAGGTTTAGTCAGAACTAAGACGTCGCCTGGTACAGCACCATCCGGCCTGGggacaacccccccccaaagaaagaaagaaacaaataaacaaaaagacaaaaaaatgaaacaaggtgCTGTCCAGTACAGTCTATCCCAGAACAGTATGGTGTCAGAGTGAAGCTGAACTTTGTCCTATCCTGGAAGACATTTTGTCACAGTAGGGATTGTTGAATTATGGCCAAACCACTTTGCCAAGTGacactgacctttgac
It includes:
- the sephs3 gene encoding selenide, water dikinase 3, which codes for MSGSTSPPPSAETVGTEGCFPPGYKPFKPEEHGLERGFRLTSFSDLKGUGCKVPQEALLKLLAGLDADRADGTGKAGDQPSEFGQQLPGPRLGVGMDCCVIPLRHGGLSLVQTTDFFYPLVEDPYMMGRIACANVLSDLYAMGITECDNMLMLLSVSQKMNDKDRERVMPLMIRGFRDAAEEGGTSVTGGQTVINPWIIVGGVASVVCQPNEFIMPDGAVPGDVLVLTKPLGTQVAVNAHQWLDQPERWNKIKLVVTKEEVKEAYQEAMFSMATLNRTAAGLMHKFQAHAATDVTGFGLLGHANNLAAQQRNEVAFVIHNLPIIAKMAAISKAYGNVFNLVQGTSAETSGGLLVCLPREQAAKFCSEMKSQSSGAGGQGAVGGAWIIGIVEKGDRRARIIDKPRIIEVPPRGSQATNQDNSSNSPAPSPNLS